GGGCGGGCGCGTTGACGAACCCGAGCACCCGGTTGCAGAAGACGCACGCCCCCGCCACCTCGGCGGCGTCGGCCGCGCGCGGGGAGACGGCAAGGTAGCCGATCCTCTCGCCCGGAAGGTTCAGGTCCTTGGAGTGCGAATAGGCCACCAGGGTGTTGCGGATCTTCGCGGCGGCCGGGGTGGACGATATCCCCCGGAAAACGATCTTCCGGTACGGCTCGTCGGAGATCACGTAGATCGGGTTCCCGAAACGCTTCTCCGCGGCGGACAGCACCCGTTCGAGGGCGGCGAGGTCTTCTTCCGGGTAGACGGCGCCCGTCGGGTTGTTCGGCGTGTTGATGAGGATCGCGACCGTTTTCGGGGAGAGTGCCGATTCGATGGCCGCCAGGTCGAGCTGGAACCGCGCGTCCGTCTCCGCCACGACCGGCGCCCCGCCGACGTTCCGGATATAGAAGAGGTACTCCACGAAGTAGGGCGCGAGGATGACCACCTCGTCGCCCGGCGAGACGAGGGCGCGCAACGCGACGTTCAGCGCGCCCGCGGCGCCCACGGTCATCACCAGCAGGTCCTCCGTGAACGTCAGGCCCGTGGAACGGGAGAGGGACCTCGCCGCGGACCGGCGGGCCTCCGGCATCCCGGCGTTGGGCATGTATCGGTGCAGTCCGGGCGGGGGGTCGGCGCACAGGCGCGACAGCTCGGCGGAAAACGCGGAAGGCGGGTCGCCGTACGGGTTCCCGAGGGTGAAGTCGAACACGTTATCCTCGCCGCGTTCGGCCTTGAGAACGGCGCCGTCCTCGAACATCTTCCGGATCCACGAACCTTGACGGATCGCCTCCCGGATCTCCGGCGATGCGGGCATCTTCCCCCCCCCTGTGGCTGCGGTTACGTCGGCGATGACAACGAAACACGATACGCCACTTTCCGCCGGCGCCGCAAGCCGCGAGTGGAGGCACGCGAGTGGAGGCACTTATAGATAACTCCGTCGCCTCCACCTGCGGCACCGGTTGAATCGATCCGCGGCATGCCGTAAAGTATTCGAAGCGACCCGTCCCGTGAAGGAATTCCGCGTACGGTTCGAAGGGGGACAGTGTGAAACGCGCTTTCAGAACGCTCCTGCTGTTCGTTGGTCCGTGTCTGGTCCTTTCCGCGTGTGCCGCGGGGAGCACGCTGTACGTTCCCGGGGATCTGACCCGTCCCGCGCGCGCCGTCGCACCCGCCGCGGGCGTCCCGCAGGTCGTGGTCAAGGATTTCGCGTATACGGCGCCCCCCGACAACATCATCGGGCGGGATTTCGACCGCGCGCGGCTGATCGCATGGAAGGGCGAGCCGGGGAAGGCGATGGCGGACCTGGTCGCCGGGGTCCTCGTCGAAAGGGGCGTCGCGACGGTCCGCCGGGGGGCGAACTCGCAGGGTGACGAGGCGGTTCCGATTCGGATCTCCGGGGTGATCCGCCGGTTTGAGGTGAACTCCCGACGCACCGGCGGCCTGAGCGCGGACATCGAGGCGAAGGTGAGCTTGACCGTCACGGCCGAGGGCCCCGGGCTTTCCGGGCCGTCGGAACAGACGGTCACGAGCAGCGCGTCGATCTCGGACCTTTTCGTCACGCCGGACGGCCTTCGCGAGGTCATGATGACCACGGCAAACGCGGTCGCGGAAGAGGCTGCCCGAAAATTGCTGGAGGCCAAGGTCGTCTCTCCATCGTCGTGAGCTTCACGATCGCCCGCCACCTTGCGGATGTACCGGTAGCGGGGTGGGAAGACCTCTCCGGTCTGGGATCGCGAACCTCGCCGTTCCTCTCGCCCCGGTTCCTCCTCCCCTGGTATCGCGCCCTAGGCCGGGGGTGTGACGTCCGGATCGTCCGATGGGCTCCGGACGGCGGCCCGGACCAGGGCCTCCTCTTCCTGTGCCGCTGCTCGGAGGGTGGGTGGATCTTTCTCGGCGGCGAACAGGTCGCGGACTACCTCGATGCCCTCGTCGCACCCGGTTCCGCGGAAGCCTTCTGGCGGGAATTCCTCGAACGGGGGCTCCCCG
This Candidatus Deferrimicrobium sp. DNA region includes the following protein-coding sequences:
- a CDS encoding pyridoxal phosphate-dependent aminotransferase, producing the protein MPASPEIREAIRQGSWIRKMFEDGAVLKAERGEDNVFDFTLGNPYGDPPSAFSAELSRLCADPPPGLHRYMPNAGMPEARRSAARSLSRSTGLTFTEDLLVMTVGAAGALNVALRALVSPGDEVVILAPYFVEYLFYIRNVGGAPVVAETDARFQLDLAAIESALSPKTVAILINTPNNPTGAVYPEEDLAALERVLSAAEKRFGNPIYVISDEPYRKIVFRGISSTPAAAKIRNTLVAYSHSKDLNLPGERIGYLAVSPRAADAAEVAGACVFCNRVLGFVNAPALFQLAASKFEDEPADVSVYQENRDVLLDALGRSGIDVVPPGGAFYLFPKSPVPDEMAFLAAAREEGILFVPGSGFGRSGHVRVAYCLSPETVKRSVPAWERLGRRYSGRSPLR